One window of the Etheostoma spectabile isolate EspeVRDwgs_2016 chromosome 16, UIUC_Espe_1.0, whole genome shotgun sequence genome contains the following:
- the cdk5rap2 gene encoding CDK5 regulatory subunit-associated protein 2 isoform X10 → MDSIVGADLTLPVDINGSCRLPDSIDVGEYSTDSMTALSFPDKMSPTKALTMKDYENQITALKKENFNLKLRIYFMEERMQQKCDDSTEDIFKTNIELKVELESMKRDLAEKQELLVSASKALESLAGRESGEPQRVREQAQREMDALRDAFNKRIADLEQCLQTAEKEIDKMAAIAEQEKLKNINMEKQFQALGPLSTFIPVPSPAQDLQQAMQEKDNIIEQLKITLKSQEAVIHRKKRADQETDVPSADRVKQFSDLIAKKDQELEALRDELHKQKDKTEPEHQSGDRQVEPCNKQLTEELTQAKSTNVNLTKTLEDTQKQNKTLLGKLEEKENELNSEKKNALKRDKTIQGLTQVLKEKEKEIAELCHEIEDRDDALAKAREAAHKAQLQKYQGVEEHQNLLMAKQTELAQLQGEHHAKVLEAQKLQRGLDRKEQELADMQQAKDQLEVELEDLQQQKKKGDKALNDLNNQLKKLGGEIRDRESALELQYQELLDQTTRKVQAHEVTIQRLTSNLADKEQQLQEYINMVRDFEQSKSPGGNDNVLSKLRQRLKEKEKALEQALDEKFAAIEEKDNEIHQLQLSLRERERDLDRLNNLLSYNKETIDSSDSLIKEKDVELQHLANTLKNLQRAKQDVEDNLNRSLREKDSIISQLQLSLEGKTKDMDVMSKSILSQSQTHARDLAEQMGQRLKVTEALLAEAVKARERLVADNESAVEGLLATISSKDQLIKESAEHYNRMLSERTQEIKELRKQLSDRQQQLATAETQGSTMAQEGYLETAELRALLAEKDGLINKLLQRGQERDPFLAEMRQKEEADQMFELRQTIQIMQEKMDEKEANLSRRNSEDHVENILLSKKTVVVLKKELAQKTEALNKALKRENELKITMAELQSLLSELEGRNEGQAANIESLTATLKTKDEIINVLHQRLGQRGDSRADHTQDQIIGSGMERPLPGLPQREKTMIGGDSQEEALPKLIALQQEHEALNKALRAEQQLYSSLVRTVKEQDSAQRLHALQLELTAVQLLRQQLEENIKTNEELRDDLEREIHRAKLREGMDLIDPKELESMRHQLEDAQRWNASLQARLGAIQNRGGGVGGTNDGGDTLSFIGDQTSYMSICVGDVQDDSLSLLSAQELRQKVLELQDCVSSLQTLNNELQNRLSLLEKSDHHAYNNKDQDVASSSPLKQQLEKTQEMQPVAHSSRTHHSSQDKESQTDVKLGQMVTGKLLGDMSMDSGLGQSREHARSGTLDAVEKDSRQRNTDVMTLKTLLSHCGTSSVSHLREELLRLRSENVKLRGLLKEQKSTEFKEKESTDTSGNSSDGQAELRRSVDTEAESKGHSKVLNPSKEQGEKNSNEVSDVDTPVTTELIVNTTEGMESPHTKGQLHSKSVKQHVTRHGAGVKSRLPVPVRLTVEASGSRQFVSSDNLKTDALQHLHLDGVNVSDQQLHADSNPLMSPQHSTSPSSTLRYSHCTGSPVGSDKGSKAGTTLDHTEADSALFTQLELLHQECQEKEILLKKLSEQLADWDELHAQLQEKDRLNCQYVEALQAAESTIAYLTACSLDSQGGFGSHTSPCTGSGAVGSDSALYSRCMELQKALQEKEELNNQLLELLNMAEKTITSTAGQEKIPEISDLCLKIEMALQQVNTSLNSQSPRSVFGGTEDSVQELKQHTDSLQEALWQQNGHNADAAVQHGYNSDQNGKCSRQIATQSLKEKESKEHQWGSGSSDNISFNPEMTKVLMNCLSAAESAVASLAAHCTNTSTLVSGRSLQTSPDLQMNLDKLQRALQEKKELGEPTELTTKSSSSRSTASPGTKGQLHQELHNNLCHLYKVFSDHYQRISELQASLQEERGRREENEVHRTVPDAKGLPPSVQFQLETLHKALREKKKSCKSLEEKLATALTSPETAQRALEQDDKGVQVDLQDLGYETSGKSENDREESSSTDLEVGVNPSCSASSLPSQHEQATFSSTENLDSTFSTPYPSSPALSSAKVSLKSLQVYDEYGVSKDPLLLQGQVRDLKVQLENQTKLISQMQSLLHRNSLSSDLVANTSDPSTVKSEDGTQREDLRQDRSYRSGQLGEKKEGENLAMKVKTSHLTTELERERTLNTSMSEQLQQTRSRSTSPARLDSLVQSQARELSQLRQQIKESRRLGTLHRQQLDDLNKAFKELLQAGKVDYYMGEAVKEQLDKSLSILDRLEGRLDKGEPCLDNEDMVALELSRRLAKELQEKNRLIQRLQSPCPQSQFRGQSPSSHNSSRSDLYHSDRNSSSCHSSPTTQSVNQAHSQRHHSDWTGVSVPPVGGAQEDSVSGYRDAASRLPALQRENWRLQDQLRGSEELNATLRSELDLHRSIMAQTSSHHQEQDQSHDQDGSGSQTQSDKQDGDICSQKNVVEQPCTMNSDLLAEHLQEIRSLRQRLEESIRTNDHLREQLEKRLAEVEKDPAATNIFIHGKEEQGQLANEVRYLWGQNQALKEQLSLGSRDKQKENEKLRETLARRTAKLEQSRRECEALRQENSRLQERLEHSSQENSQLQESLHYSKEELHRLQCDVKLQRQQLSDSQHLLQSLRVELQVYEKIKTEAHKPNAGSSEATQDPHSGSVHLGELLLEIRHLRLQLERSIQTNTALRHRLEEQLLRGPNRSETININYLLSSPDEGVTRSPGREGCDPLRHSFQSHNEHTGLLHDEKRNACSEVDGRSFSSSSGESVSGAPSRLVPGHRMWANRNGRHILGLIEDYNALRKQISEGRKLSRNMDTQLQESLHTVRQQGSNNKVIEQEHLKSLSGSMSTMQHVLEEAGRLLKLVWRVSLPVGNTAVDGGNNQQDELLKNEIARLKSRLSQQERMLTGAVKRLRTTNQLKEGMEKVIIDQLYLTHGVLKKARGNLETNYCTLFGPKGLSGGPDGGGPSQWPVGDTTNLQTEQICVPVSTRTAGRHSESSEDRHSDASLHSSY, encoded by the exons ATGGATTCCATCGTGGGGGCAGACTTGACGCTCCCCGTAGACATCAACGGAAG CTGCAGACTGCCGGACTCCATAGATGTTGGAGAATATTCCACAGACAGCATGACAG cTCTATCCTTCCCTGACAAGATGTCCCCAACCAAAGCTCTCACCATGAAGGACTATGAGAAT CAAATCACAGCTCTGAAGAAAGAGAACTTTAACCTGAAGCTGCGCATTTACTTCATGGAGGAGCGCATGCAGCAGAAATGTGACGACTCCACTGAGGACATTTTCAAAACG AACATTGAGCTAAAAGTGGAGTTGGAGTCTATGAAGAGAGACCTGGCAGAGAAACAGGAGCTACTCGTTTCTGCATC GAAAGCGTTGGAGAGTCTGGCTGGTCGAGAATCAGGAGAACCCCAACGTGTGAGAGAGCAAGctcagagagagatggatgcgCTTCGGGACGCGTTCAACAAGAGGATAGCTGACCTAGAACAG TGTCTGCAAACAGCAGAGAAAGAGATTGACAAGATGGCAGCCATCGCTGAGCAGGAGAAGCTTAAGAATATTAACATGGAGAAGCAGTTCCAAGCCCTGGGTCCACTGAGCACCTTCATCCCTGTCCCCAGCCCAGCCCAAGACCTGCAGCAGGCCATGCAGGAGAAAGACAA TATTATTGAGCAGCTCAAGATCACTTTAAAGAGCCAGGAAGCTGTGATCCATCGGAAGAAACGTGCAGACCAAGAGACAGATGTACCATCAGCTGACCGTGTTAAACAATTTTCTGATCTCATCGCCAAGAAAGATCAGGAACTTGAG GCACTGAGGGACGAGCTGCATAAACAGAAGGACAAAACAGAACCAGAGCATCAG AGTGGGGATAGGCAAGTGGAGCCCTGCAATAAGCAGCTGACAGAAGAGCTCACCCAGGCAAAGAGCACCAATGTCAACCTGACTAAAACACTGGAGGATacccagaaacaaaacaag ACCTTGTTAGGGAagctggaggagaaggagaatgaACTCAACTCTGAGAAGAAAAATGCTCTAAAGCGAGACAAAACTATTCAGGGGCTTACCCAGgtcttaaaagaaaaagaaaaagag ATTGCAGAGCTGTGTCATGAGATTGAGGACAGGGATGACGCTTTGGCCAAGGCTAGAGAGGCAGCACATAAAGCCCAACTGCAGAAATACCAG GGAGTAGAGGAGCACCAAAATCTATTAATGGCAAAGCAAACAGAGCTCGCCCAACTTCAGGGGGAACACCATGCCAAGGTGCTTGAAGCCCAAAAGCTACAGCGCGGCCTGGACAGGAAGGAGCAAGAGCTGGCTGACATGCAGCAGGCGAAGGACCAGCTAGAAGTGGAACTGGAGGACCTGcaacagcagaagaagaagggagacAAGGCCCTAAAT GATCTGAACAATCAGCTCAAAAAGCTAGGTGGTGAAATCAGGGACAGGGAGAGTGCTTTGGAGCTGCAGTACCAGGAACTGCTGGATCAAACCACAAGAAAAGTGCAGGCCCATGAGGTCACCATCCAGCGGCTTACATCCAATTTGGCTGATAAAGAGCAGCAGCTACAG GAGTACATAAACATGGTCAGAGACTTTGAGCAAAGCAAGAGTCCAGGAGGAAACGATAATGTGCTTTCCAAGCTGCGGCAAAggctgaaagaaaaagagaaggctCTGGAG CAAGCGCTGGATGAGAAGTTTGCTGCCATTGAGGAAAAAGACAATGAGATAcaccagctgcagctgtctctaagggagagggagagagacctTGACAGGCTCAATAACTTGCTCTCTTACAACAAGGAAACCATAGAT AGTTCTGACAGTCTGATCAAGGAGAAGGATGTGGAGCTGCAGCATCTTGCAAACACGCTAAAGAACCTGCAGAGAGCCAAGCAAGATGTAGAAGATAACTTAAACAGGTCACTGAGGGAGAAGGACTCAATCATCAGCCAGCTACAGCTCTCCCTGGAGGGCAAGACAAAGGATATGGAT GTAATGTCCAAATCGATACTGAGCCAGTCGCAGACTCATGCACGTGACCTAGCTGAACAGATGGGCCAGAGGTTAAAGGTTACAGAGGCTTTGTTGGCTGAGGCAGTGAAGGCCAGGGAAAGGCTGGTTGCTGACAATGAGAGTGCTGTGGAAGGACTGTTGGCTACAATCAGCAGCAAGGACCAGCTAATCAAG GAGTCTGCAGAGCACTACAACCGCATGCTGTCTGAGCGCACTCAAGAGATTAAGGAACTGAGGAAGCAACTGTCtgacaggcagcagcagctTGCCACTGCTGAGACGCAAGGCTCTACAATGGCCCAGGAGGGTTATTTAGAGACTGCAGAGCTCAGAGCCCTGCTTGCTGAAAAAGACGGCCTCATCAAC AAGCTTCTGCAGCGTGGTCAGGAGAGGGACCCGTTTCTGGCAGAGATGAGGCAGAAAGAGGAGGCCGATCAAATGTTTGAGCTCAGACAAACTATCCAAATCATGCAGGAGAAGATGGATGAGAAGGAAG CTAACCTGTCCAGGAGGAACAGTGAGGATCATGTGGAGAACATTCTGCTCTCAAAGAAGACAGTCGTCGTCCTAAAGAAGGAGCTAGCACAGAAAACCGAGGCACTGAATAAAGCACTGAAGAGGGAGAATGAGTTAAAG ATTACTATGGCAGAGCTACAGTCATTGCTATCTGAGCTGGAGGGCCGCAATGAAGGTCAGGCTGCTAATATTGAGTCCCTGACTGCAACCCTGAAAACCAAGGATGAGATTATCAAT GTTCTCCACCAGCGCCTTGGTCAGAGAGGGGACAGTCGGGCTGATCATACCCAGGATCAAATCATTGGCTCTGGCATGGAGAGACCACTCCCAGGGCTCCCTCAGAGAGAGAAAACCATGATTGGTGGAGATAGCCAGGAAGAA GCTTTGCCCAAGCTTATAGCGTTACAACAGGAGCATGAGGCTCTGAACAAAGCACTGAGAGCAGAACAGCAGCTCTACTCCAGCCTGGTCAGGACTGTAAAGGAGCAAGACAG CGCCCAGCGTCTCCATGCTCTGCAGCTGGAGCTGACAGCAgtgcagctccttaggcagcaGCTAGAGGAGAACATCAAAACTAATGAGGAACTAAGGGATGACTTGGAGAGAGAGATTCACAGAGCCAAACTCAGAGAAG GTATGGACCTGATTGATCCTAAAGAACTGGAGAGCATGAGACATCAGCTTGAAGATGCACAGCGCTGGAATGCTTCTCTGCAGGCTCGTTTAGGAGCCATACAGAACCGTGGAGGAGGGGTTGGTGGTACCAATGATGGTG gtgACACTTTGAGTTTCATTGGCGATCAGACTTCCTACATGAGTATCTGTGTGGGAGATGTACAAGATGACAGCTTGTCTCTACTCTCTGCACAGGAGCTTCGGCAGAag GTGTTGGAGCTGCAGGATTGTGTCAGCAGCCTGCAGACTTTAAACAACGAGCTGCAGAACCGGCTGTCATTATTGGAGAAGTCAGACCATCATGCTTACAACAACAAAGACCAAGACGTGGCCAGCAGTAGCCCCTTAAAACAG CAGCTTGAGAAGACGCAGGAGATGCAGCCTGTGGCTCACAGTAGCAGGACGCATCATTCCAGTCAGGATAAAGAGAGTCAGACAGACGTCAAACTAGGACAG atgGTTACTGGAAAGCTGTTGGGTGATATGAGTATGGACAGTGGCCTTGGCCAGAGTAGAGAGCATGCTCGGTCTGGAACTTTGGACGCTGTAGAGAAAGATTCTAGGCAGAGGAACACCGATGTAATGACACTTAAAACCCTGCTGAGTCATTGTGGGACTTCATCAGTCTCGCACCTTAG AGAGGAGCTGCTCCGACTAAGATCAGAAAATGTAAAGCTGCGGGGTCTCTTGAAAGAACAAAAATCTACAGAgtttaaagagaaagagagcacaGACACCTCAGGGAACAGCAGTGATGGACAGGCTGAATTGAGAAGGAGTGTGGACACGGAGGCAGAGTCAAAAGGTCACTCTAAGGTCCTTAATCCGTCGAAGGAACAGGGAGAGAAGAACTCTAATGAGGTGTCCGATGTGGATACCCCTGTCACCACTGAGCTAATTGTCAATACCACAGAGGGGATGGAGAGTCCACATACTAAAGGCCAGTTACACAGCAAGAGTGTAAAGCAGCATGTCACAAGGCATGGG GCTGGTGTAAAATCTCGCCTCCCGGTCCCTGTGAGGCTGACAGTGGAGGCAAGTGGTAGCAGGCAATTTGTGAGCTCTGACAATCTCAAAACTGATGCACTTCAGCACCTTCATTTAGATGGTGTAAATGTGTCTGACCAGCAACTGCATGCAGACTCCAACCCTCTCATGTCACCCCAGCACAGCACTTCCCCTTCTTCCACGCTCAGATATTCACATTGTACCGGCAGTCCAGTAGGGTCGGATAAGGGCTCTAAAGCCGGAACAACATTGGATCACACAGAGGCCGACTCTGCTCTTTTCACTCAGCTGGAGCTTCTCCACCAGGAGTGTCAAGAGAAAGAGATCCTCCTCAAGAAGCTAAGTGAGCAGCTAGCTGATTGGGATGAGCTCCACGCTCAGCTCCAGGAAAAGGATCGGCTCAATTGCCAGTATGTGGAGGCCTTACAGGCTGCAGAATCCACCATCGCTTACCTGACAGCCTGCAGTCTAGACAGCCAAGGAGGATTTGGGTCGCATACCAGTCCGTGTACAGGTTCTGGTGCTGTCGGTTCAGATTCTGCCCTGTACAGCAGATGCATGGAGCTGCAAAAAGCCCTACAGGAGAAGGAGGAGCTCAACAACCAGCTTTTAGAGCTTCTGAACATGGCAGAAAAAACAATCACCTCCACTGCTGGCCAagaaaagattccagaaatcAGTGATTTATGTTTAAAGATAGAGATGGCCTTGCAGCAGGTGAACACATCTTTAAATAGCCAGAGCCCAAGAAGTGTTTTTGGAGGCACAGAGGACTCTGTGCAAGAGTTGAAGCAACACACAGACTCTTTGCAGGAGGCACTGTGGCAGCAGAATGGGCATAATGCAGATGCTGCTGTTCAACATGGCTACAACAGCGACCAGAATGGGAAATGTTCAAGGCAGATAGCAACACAATCACTAAAGGAAAAGGAGTCAAAGGAACATCAGTGGGGTTCGGGAAGTTCGGATAATATTAGTTTCAATCCAGAGATGACTAAAGTTTTAATGAACTGCCTTAGTGCAGCAGAGTCTGCCGTTGCCTCTCTGGCAGCACACTGTACAAATACCAGCACCTTGGTTTCTGGTAGATCATTACAGACCAGTCCTGACCTGCAGATGAACTTAGACAAACTTCAGAGAGCCCTGCAAGAGAAGAAAGAACTAGGTGAACCCACTGAGTTAACCACAAAATCTAGCAGCAGTCGGTCCACTGCTTCACCTGGAACAAAGGGACAGCTTCACCAAGAACTCCATAACAACCTCTGCCACCTCTACAAGGTCTTCAGTGATCACTATCAGAGAATCTCTGAACTGCAGGCTTCCCTACAAGAAGAGAGGGGCCGTAGAGAGGAGAATGAGGTCCACAGGACTGTTCCGGATGCCAAGGGATTACCACCGAGTGTTCAGTTCCAACTGGAGACTCTCCATAAGGCACtgagggagaagaagaaatcATGTAAAAGCCTGGAAGAGAAACTGGCCACTGCTCTTACTTCCCCTGAAACTGCACAGAGAG CTCTGGAGCAGGATGACAAAGGCGTGCAGGTGGATTTGCAGGACCTGGGTTACGAAACCAGTGGCAAGAGTGAGAACGATAGGGAAGAGAGCAGTAGCACAG ATCTCGAGGTTGGTGTGAACCCTAGTTGCAGCGCCTCTAGCCTGCCTTCCCAACACGAGCAGGCCACCTTTTCCTCCACTGAAAACCTGGACTCAACCTTCAGCACGCCATACCCTAGTTCCCCAGCTCTCAGCTCTGCCAAG GTCAGTCTGAAAAGCCTGCAGGTCTATGATGAGTACGGTGTTTCTAAAGACCCTCTGCTACTTCAGGGACAAGTCAGAGACCTTAAGGTCCAGCTGGAAAACCAGACCAAACTCATCTCCCAAATGCAAAGTCTTTTGCATAGGAACTCTCTCTCCAGTGACCTAGTTGCCAACACCTCTGATCCCTCAACAGTCAAGAGTGAAGACGGGACACAGCGAGAGGACCTAAGGCAAGATAGGAGCTACAGAAGTGGGCAGCTTGGGGAGAAAAAGGAGGGTGAAAACCTGGCGATGAAGGTTAAAACCAGCCATTTGACTACGGAactggaaagagagaggacacTGAACACAAGCATGAGTGAACAGCTGCAGCAGACCCGCAGCCGTTCTACATCACCTGCAAG ACTGGACTCCCTGGTGCAGTCGCAAGCCAGGGAGCTGTCACAACTAAGGCAGCAGATCAAGGAGAGCCGTAGGCTTGGAACCCTGCATCGTCAGCAGCTGGATGATCTGAACAAGGCCTTTAAGGAACTGCTACAGGCCGGGAAAGTCGACTACTACATGGGGGAGGCGGTCAAAGAGCAGCTGGACAAAAGCCTGAGCATTCTGGACAGGCTGGAGGGACGGCTAGACAAAG GAGAGCCTTGTCTGGATAATGAGGACATGGTGGCCCTGGAACTGTCTCGTAG ATTGGCAAAAGAACTGCAGGAGAAGAACCGTCTGATCCAGAGGCTGCAGAGCCCGTGCCCGCAGAGCCAGTTCAGAGGCCAAAGTCCCAGCAGCCACAACAGCTCTCGCTCTGATCTGTACCACTCGGACCGGAACTCCTCCTCCTGCCACAGCAGCCCAACCACACAAAGTGTTAATCAAGCCCACA GCCAGCGACACCACTCTGATTGGACAGGAGTATCTGTCCCTCCTGTAGGAGGAGCTCAGGAAGACAGTGTGTCTGGTTACAGGGATGCAGCCAGCAGACTGCCGGCCCTGCAGAGGGAGAACTGGCGACTACAGGATCAGCTGAGGGGCAGCGAGGAGCTCAACGCCACCCTGCGCAGTGAACTGGACCTTCATCGCTCAATTATGGCCCAGACCAGCTCCCACCATCAGGAACAGGATCAAAGCCATGACCAGGATGGTTCAGGGTCTCAGACGCAGTCTGATAAACAAGATGGAGACATTTGCTCACAAAAGAATGTTGTTGAACAGCCTTGCACAATGAATTCAG ACTTGCTGGCAGAACATCTGCAGGAGATCCGCAGTTTGCGACAGCGCCTGGAGGAGAGCATCCGCACAAATGACCATCTCAGGGAACAGCTGGAGAAGAGACTAGCGGAGGTGGAGAAAGATCCAG CAGCCACCAACATCTTTATCCATGGCAAAGAGGAGCAGGGTCAGCTGGCCAACGAGGTGCGATACCTCTGGGGACAAAACCAAGCCCTGAAGGAACAGCTCAGTCTGGGGTCTAGAG ACAAGCAGAAGGAGAACGAGAAACTACGGGAGACTCTGGCCAGGCGGACAGCCAAACTGGAGCAGAGCAGGAGGGAGTGTGAAGCTCTGAGGCAAGAAAACAGCCGACTGCAGGAGAGGCTGGAGCACAGCAGCCAAGAAAACTCCCAGCTGCAGGAGTCCCTGCACTACAGCAAGGAAGAGCtgcacag GTTGCAGTGTGATGTGAAGCTCCAGAGGCAGCAGCTTTCTGACTCGCAGCATCTTCTGCAGTCACTGCGGGTGGAGCTGCAAGTTTACGAAAAGATCAAGACTGAAGCTCACAAACCCAACG CAGGATCCAGTGAGGCTACCCAGGACCCTCACTCTGGCTCAGTCCACCTCGGCGAGCTGTTGTTGGAGATCAGACACCTGAGGCTGCAGCTGGAGAGGAGCATCCAGACCAACACCGCACTGCGACACCGGCTGGAGGAGCAGCTGCTCAGAGGACCCAACCGCTCTGAAACCATCAACATCAACTACCTGCTGTCCTCTCCAG ATGAAGGAGTTACCAGGTCACCAGGTCGTGAAGGCTGCGATCCTCTCCGTCACTCATTTCAGAGTCACAACGAACACACTGGTCTTCTCCATG